From the genome of Venturia canescens isolate UGA chromosome 11, ASM1945775v1, whole genome shotgun sequence:
AgacaaaatatgaaaatacgaATGAATTACAATACGATAACGTGTGActtaaggtattactggatggatagcccagccgataaattgtacttcgtgatgcaataaaaatctgaaaaaattgagcaacatttggaaagttatgaactacaattatcaatagcAATATTGcccataaattgtttaaataaataattttttaacaattttacagtaaacccttgttttttttacgaatcgaatgtgcgcatttttctgaatgcttatgatttttttcagaattttcgtggatttttgaaacgcccgtttttaaattttttaagtggctttatttgtacatttttgatcccgtaaccttgagacttttcaaaactgatggtaaatatgtcttctaaaacatatccaaaattcaaatttttaaaaaatttttcaagaaatttcaaaaatccacgaaaattctgaaaaaatttatgagcattcggaaaaatacatacatttgattcgtaaaaagaaaacattaggtcaccgcaaaattattgaataattaattgtttaaactgAATTTGTTATTaccttttgggcaatattgttattgataaataattgttgttcatagctttcgaaatgttgttgaattttttcagatttttattgcatcacgaagtacggaaattccaatcagatataatttttggtcgagctatccatccagttataccttaagtTTTACGACGCGTGCTATAACGAGTATATTAGAGTAACTCCATTCACGAGTATCGTATACTATTTTATATCTTGTACGGCATAAAGATTATAAATAtacaatgaaataataaaacacgCGGATTAATTGAATGTGGCTTGGTAATATTGAATCGAAactaggaaaaaataaaaaaatataactgaCCTGGACCATCGTGACAAAGTATACATCGGTGCGGACCAACATCTCTTCGATGAACTTGATGAGTTCGTCCTTGTATTCCTTCTTGCTCTTGAGCCACGAAGCGTGGAAATGAAGACCCAAGGGTGCTCTGTTGGTATTGAAGTGACGATTGAAATTGTGCCTGAGGAGGCGACCAAATTGTTCACCACTCTGGATGTTCGAACAGGAGTCAACCATGTGACAACCGGGAAGGGATTCGTCGAATGTTGGATCATCCCGACGGTCAAGCTCGTTCATCACCATTTCCCAGACGGGATGAGATCTCGAGGGACAATTTCCACCGTTGCCATTACACTTGTGTGGCATGCGGAAGTAAAGGGTGTACGGCCATATCGGTACCCTACCGAGGGAAGCGGTGATGGAGGCATCGTAGACGAAGAATTGATCGGCCATCATTTCGAATTGTTTGTTACCACCGACGCGAAGATAGGGAGCGCGGTTACCGATTATCGAACCGTCGGTGATATTGGCGAAACGTTCAATGATCAACCGAGCACCCGCCATTTCGGCCAACCAATCGTCGTAAGTTCCTTGAGTCCAGTATTGCGGATCGTCCTTGTGGGTTAATGAGAACACCGCGATCTCGTGGCCTTTCCTGTGAAGATCCTGCACCGCCGAATAATTCGTATATTTGTGAGACACGAAGAAGGTACCTCGAATTTGACAACCATTTGGATTTTGTCGTTGACCGTTGAATATCTCTTCGTAAAGATCTATGTTGTCTATGTTGACCGCACCGTTGAACGTAATCGTTATCATTTGCGGCACTTGTTGAGGATCTATGTTGCCAGGAATCCGGGTACCATCGGCCGAGCAATAACAATCGGGTAGTACGCACTGAGTCGGATCACAGTCCGGTGCACGGTTCGGATCAGTCTCCACAGCTGCAATTCATCATCCAGACGTTTAGCGAATACAcgcttttcataattttactCGTTATAccggttattttattttctctttttttacttttagtaAATCGAACGCTTCCGTCAATGTTGTATTGAACTACTTACTGCAGGCATTCTCGTCGGATTCGTCCTTACAGTCGGGTTTACCATTGCAGAACAATTCTTTTTCGATGCATTC
Proteins encoded in this window:
- the verm gene encoding chitin deacetylase 1 isoform X1, with the protein product MSRKLIFLLGFVYLFSVAAVNGQDDEGDGLDANAEELCADRPGDEYFRLNTEGDCRDVVRCDKATEIGVTRLATVRCPTGLAFDIERQTCDWKTNVKNCDQLEKPRKVLPKLKTDEPICDEGKLSCGNDECIEKELFCNGKPDCKDESDENACTVETDPNRAPDCDPTQCVLPDCYCSADGTRIPGNIDPQQVPQMITITFNGAVNIDNIDLYEEIFNGQRQNPNGCQIRGTFFVSHKYTNYSAVQDLHRKGHEIAVFSLTHKDDPQYWTQGTYDDWLAEMAGARLIIERFANITDGSIIGNRAPYLRVGGNKQFEMMADQFFVYDASITASLGRVPIWPYTLYFRMPHKCNGNGGNCPSRSHPVWEMVMNELDRRDDPTFDESLPGCHMVDSCSNIQSGEQFGRLLRHNFNRHFNTNRAPLGLHFHASWLKSKKEYKDELIKFIEEMLVRTDVYFVTMVQVIKWMQTPTELSALRDFQDWKETCDEKGLPYCSLPNACPLTTRELPGETLRLFTCMECPNNYPWLLDPTGDGFSANKK
- the verm gene encoding chitin deacetylase 1 isoform X2 yields the protein MSRKLIFLLGFVYLFSVAAVNGQDDEGDGLDANAEELCADRPGDEYFRLNTEGDCRDVVRCTRSGLKQITCPGGLAFDLDKQTCDWKGKVTNCDKLEKPRKVLPKLKTDEPICDEGKLSCGNDECIEKELFCNGKPDCKDESDENACTVETDPNRAPDCDPTQCVLPDCYCSADGTRIPGNIDPQQVPQMITITFNGAVNIDNIDLYEEIFNGQRQNPNGCQIRGTFFVSHKYTNYSAVQDLHRKGHEIAVFSLTHKDDPQYWTQGTYDDWLAEMAGARLIIERFANITDGSIIGNRAPYLRVGGNKQFEMMADQFFVYDASITASLGRVPIWPYTLYFRMPHKCNGNGGNCPSRSHPVWEMVMNELDRRDDPTFDESLPGCHMVDSCSNIQSGEQFGRLLRHNFNRHFNTNRAPLGLHFHASWLKSKKEYKDELIKFIEEMLVRTDVYFVTMVQVIKWMQTPTELSALRDFQDWKETCDEKGLPYCSLPNACPLTTRELPGETLRLFTCMECPNNYPWLLDPTGDGFSANKK